A window of Halobellus sp. LT62 contains these coding sequences:
- the mtnP gene encoding S-methyl-5'-thioadenosine phosphorylase gives MTIGFIGGSGIYDALPLEDTREIDVDTPFGKPSAPLTVGEFGDTGREVVFVPRHGPDHQRSPTTLPYRANVFALKQLGVTHVLASNAVGSLREELPPQTLVIPDQIYDRTKHRDLTFFDEDVVVHQPFADPYCADLNEILADAAESVTDADVVRDGTYVCIEGPQYSTRAESEFYRAQGWDVIGMTTIPEAKLAREAEMAYATVTGVTDYDVWKEDSEVTLSEVLENAAKNETAIKETVEAAIREIPGDHECDCHSALAGTINTPDEAISGATKADLEPLIGEYVE, from the coding sequence ATGACGATCGGATTCATCGGCGGGAGCGGGATCTACGACGCGCTCCCCCTCGAAGACACCCGCGAGATCGACGTCGACACGCCGTTCGGAAAGCCCTCCGCGCCGCTGACCGTCGGCGAGTTCGGCGACACCGGGCGGGAGGTCGTCTTCGTGCCGCGACACGGCCCCGACCACCAGCGCTCGCCGACGACGCTGCCGTACCGCGCGAACGTCTTCGCGCTGAAGCAACTGGGCGTCACGCACGTTCTCGCCTCGAACGCCGTCGGCAGCCTCCGCGAGGAGTTACCCCCCCAAACGCTCGTGATCCCGGATCAGATCTACGACCGGACGAAACACCGCGATCTCACCTTCTTCGACGAGGACGTCGTCGTCCACCAGCCGTTCGCAGACCCCTACTGCGCCGACCTCAACGAGATCCTCGCCGACGCCGCGGAGTCGGTCACCGACGCCGACGTCGTCCGCGACGGCACCTACGTCTGCATCGAGGGCCCGCAGTACTCCACGCGCGCCGAGAGCGAGTTTTACCGCGCGCAGGGCTGGGACGTCATCGGGATGACGACGATCCCCGAAGCCAAACTCGCCCGCGAGGCCGAGATGGCCTACGCGACCGTCACCGGCGTCACAGACTACGACGTCTGGAAGGAAGACAGCGAGGTGACGCTTTCGGAGGTGCTCGAAAACGCCGCGAAGAACGAGACCGCAATCAAGGAAACCGTCGAGGCGGCGATCCGGGAGATCCCCGGAGATCACGAATGCGACTGCCACTCGGCGCTCGCGGGGACGATCAACACACCAGACGAGGCGATTTCCGGGGCGACGAAGGCGGATCTGGAGCCGTTGATCGGCGAGTACGTGGAGTAG